One genomic region from Polynucleobacter sp. MWH-P3-07-1 encodes:
- the kdpA gene encoding potassium-transporting ATPase subunit KdpA — protein sequence MSTHAILTIVLYVGVLLLLAYPLGGFINNVMSGQAIASKKPFRSIEGFIYKVCGIDPDVEMSWLSYAIGLIVFNILGVLFVFGLQLFQGVLPLNPQGFASVSPDSSFNTAISFATNTNWQAYVGEGTMSYLTQMLGLTTQNFLSAASGIVVVIALIRGFARNSIKTIGNLWVDLTRITLYVLVPIAVVYAIFLVGQGSIQNFDAYKDVKTVEVTKFDAPKLDADGQALKDEKGVALTEPASTDQQTLPMGPVASQEAIKMLGTNGGGFFNANSAHPYENPTPLSNFIQILSIFLIPAALCFTFGRMVGDKRQGWVVLVTMLLIFLTVTFTAVHFESQANPVITSLGVDGAMGNMEGKETRFGIDDSSIFASITTLASCGAVNSMHDSFMPMGGFVPLWNMMLGEVVFGGVGTGLYGMLVFAILAVFIAGLMIGRTPEYLGKKIESYEMKMVAIAILVTPILVLVGTAIAVMSADGVAGIANPGAHGFSEILYAFTSAANNNGSAFAGLSANTPFYNSWLAIAMWFGRFGVIVPVLALAGAFAAKKKIAVNEGTMPTHGPLFIVLLAGTVILVGALNYVPALALGPIVEQLMLPVIH from the coding sequence ATGAGCACCCATGCAATTTTGACAATTGTTCTGTATGTTGGGGTCTTATTGCTTTTAGCTTATCCCCTTGGAGGCTTCATTAACAATGTGATGAGCGGTCAAGCCATTGCCTCTAAGAAACCTTTTAGATCAATAGAAGGTTTCATATACAAGGTATGTGGCATTGATCCAGATGTTGAAATGAGCTGGTTAAGCTATGCAATTGGTTTAATTGTCTTCAATATCCTGGGTGTTCTATTTGTCTTTGGATTGCAGTTATTTCAGGGAGTCCTGCCGCTAAACCCTCAAGGTTTTGCAAGCGTTTCCCCAGACTCATCCTTTAATACTGCCATTAGTTTTGCCACAAATACTAACTGGCAGGCCTATGTAGGTGAGGGGACAATGAGTTATCTCACGCAAATGCTGGGGCTCACCACACAAAACTTTCTCTCTGCAGCAAGCGGTATCGTGGTTGTAATTGCACTTATTCGCGGCTTTGCTAGAAATAGCATTAAGACAATTGGTAATCTTTGGGTAGATTTAACCCGCATTACCTTATACGTGTTGGTACCCATTGCAGTTGTATATGCAATCTTTCTAGTTGGTCAAGGCTCCATTCAGAACTTTGATGCATACAAGGATGTCAAAACGGTGGAGGTCACTAAGTTTGATGCGCCTAAGCTTGATGCTGATGGTCAAGCGCTCAAAGATGAAAAGGGCGTAGCTTTAACTGAGCCAGCCTCGACAGACCAGCAAACTTTGCCGATGGGGCCGGTGGCTTCTCAAGAGGCAATTAAGATGCTCGGCACTAATGGTGGTGGATTCTTTAATGCTAATTCTGCACATCCATACGAAAACCCAACACCTTTATCTAATTTCATTCAGATTCTTTCTATCTTTTTGATTCCAGCTGCATTGTGTTTTACCTTTGGGCGAATGGTTGGAGATAAACGACAAGGATGGGTAGTTTTAGTAACTATGCTGCTCATTTTCTTAACAGTGACTTTTACCGCCGTTCATTTTGAGTCTCAAGCGAATCCAGTTATTACTAGCTTAGGTGTAGATGGCGCTATGGGAAATATGGAGGGCAAAGAAACTCGCTTTGGAATCGATGACTCCAGTATTTTTGCAAGCATAACAACGCTTGCTTCATGCGGTGCAGTCAATTCAATGCATGATTCTTTTATGCCAATGGGCGGCTTTGTTCCTCTTTGGAACATGATGCTTGGTGAGGTCGTATTTGGTGGTGTAGGGACAGGCCTGTATGGAATGCTGGTCTTTGCGATCCTAGCAGTATTTATTGCGGGTTTAATGATTGGTCGCACCCCCGAATATCTTGGCAAAAAGATTGAGTCCTACGAAATGAAGATGGTTGCAATTGCAATCTTAGTTACTCCTATCTTGGTATTGGTAGGCACAGCAATTGCGGTGATGAGTGCCGATGGGGTTGCGGGAATTGCCAATCCTGGCGCTCATGGTTTTTCTGAGATTTTGTATGCGTTTACCTCGGCCGCTAATAACAACGGTAGTGCCTTTGCAGGTCTCTCGGCTAATACCCCTTTCTATAACAGCTGGTTAGCGATTGCAATGTGGTTTGGTCGTTTCGGAGTCATCGTGCCAGTGCTTGCGTTAGCCGGGGCATTCGCAGCCAAAAAGAAAATAGCGGTGAATGAGGGGACTATGCCTACGCACGGACCACTTTTTATTGTCCTCTTGGCCGGTACTGTGATCTTGGTTGGAGCATTGAACTATGTGCCAGCCCTTGCTCTTGGCCCCATTGTTGAGCAGTTAATGCTCCCAGTGATTCATTAA
- the kdpB gene encoding potassium-transporting ATPase subunit KdpB: protein MTKRKLGMFDAELVKPAIVDSFRKLSPSIQWRNPVMFVVYIGSILTTLLWIQSLNGEGEASSSFILGVMLWLWFTVLFANFAEALAEGRSKAQAASLRGLKKETWAKKVKAANIPENWDNRPASELVSATQLRKGDIFIAEANDVIAADGEVIAGVASVDESAITGESAPVIRESGGDFSSVTGGTRVLSDWIVVRVTVNPGETFIDRMISMVENAKRQKTPNEIALTILLVALTIVFLVVVATLLPFSMFSVAASGSGSPIQITVLIALLVCLIPTTIAGLLSAIGVAGMSRMMAANVIATSGRAVEAAGDVDVLLLDKTGTITLGNRQASNFVATSGVTEAELADIAQLASLADETPEGRSIVVLAKQKFNIREREINSIGAQFVPFTAQTRMSGVDINGEQIRKGAASAIQKHIESLGGQFPQEVLKAVDDVSRRGSTPLVVSQGTRVMGVVELKDIVKGGIKERFNELRQMGIRTIMITGDNKLTAAAIAAEAGVDDFLAEATPEDKLALIRKHQSEGRLVAMTGDGTNDAPALAQADVAVAMNSGTQAAKEAGNMVDLDSNPTKLIEVVETGKQMLMTRGSLTTFSIANDVAKYFAIIPAAFVATYPQLEALNVMHLSSPSSAILSAVIFNALIIIFLIPLALKGVAYKPLGAAALLRRNMTIYGLGGLIAPFIGIKIIDLIISII from the coding sequence ATGACTAAAAGAAAATTAGGCATGTTTGATGCCGAGTTAGTAAAACCAGCCATTGTGGATAGCTTTAGAAAGTTAAGCCCGTCAATTCAATGGCGAAACCCAGTGATGTTTGTTGTCTATATCGGCAGCATCCTGACCACCTTGTTGTGGATTCAATCTTTAAATGGCGAAGGTGAGGCTTCTTCAAGTTTTATCCTCGGCGTCATGCTTTGGCTTTGGTTCACAGTGCTCTTTGCGAATTTTGCTGAAGCATTAGCAGAGGGTCGTAGTAAGGCTCAAGCAGCATCGCTGAGGGGCTTAAAGAAAGAGACATGGGCTAAGAAGGTAAAAGCGGCCAATATTCCTGAAAATTGGGATAACCGTCCAGCATCAGAGCTTGTTTCTGCAACACAGTTGCGTAAAGGCGATATTTTTATTGCTGAGGCAAATGATGTAATTGCTGCAGATGGTGAAGTGATTGCAGGGGTTGCCTCTGTTGATGAGTCTGCTATTACGGGTGAATCAGCCCCGGTTATTCGTGAGTCTGGAGGAGATTTTTCTTCAGTAACTGGAGGTACTCGCGTTTTATCGGATTGGATTGTGGTTCGTGTAACCGTTAATCCAGGGGAGACCTTCATTGATCGAATGATCTCAATGGTCGAGAATGCAAAACGTCAAAAGACCCCCAATGAAATCGCCTTAACAATTTTATTGGTGGCACTAACGATTGTTTTCTTGGTGGTGGTTGCAACTTTGCTACCGTTTTCTATGTTTAGCGTTGCTGCAAGTGGTAGCGGATCACCAATTCAGATAACAGTACTCATCGCGCTACTGGTTTGCTTGATTCCAACAACTATCGCGGGTTTATTGTCTGCAATTGGCGTCGCCGGAATGAGCCGTATGATGGCCGCCAATGTCATTGCAACGTCTGGCCGCGCCGTGGAAGCTGCAGGTGACGTCGATGTGCTCTTGCTAGATAAAACAGGCACTATCACCTTGGGAAATCGTCAGGCATCCAATTTTGTAGCTACATCTGGAGTAACCGAGGCAGAACTTGCTGATATTGCTCAATTAGCATCATTGGCAGATGAAACTCCCGAGGGCAGAAGCATCGTTGTCCTCGCTAAGCAAAAATTTAATATCAGGGAGCGGGAAATCAACTCTATTGGCGCACAGTTTGTGCCATTTACTGCTCAAACACGTATGAGCGGCGTAGATATAAATGGAGAGCAAATTCGCAAAGGTGCTGCCAGCGCAATTCAAAAGCACATTGAATCATTAGGCGGTCAATTTCCTCAGGAAGTTCTGAAAGCGGTTGATGACGTATCTCGACGTGGCAGCACACCTTTAGTTGTATCGCAAGGTACACGTGTTATGGGCGTAGTTGAGCTCAAAGACATTGTTAAAGGCGGCATCAAGGAGCGCTTTAACGAACTGCGTCAGATGGGTATTCGTACCATCATGATTACTGGTGACAATAAATTGACTGCTGCTGCTATTGCTGCTGAAGCGGGGGTGGATGATTTCCTGGCCGAGGCAACACCAGAAGACAAGCTTGCTTTGATTCGCAAACATCAATCAGAAGGCCGTTTAGTGGCGATGACTGGAGACGGAACAAATGATGCTCCAGCGCTAGCGCAGGCAGACGTAGCTGTGGCGATGAACTCTGGTACTCAAGCTGCTAAAGAAGCGGGCAACATGGTCGATTTGGATTCCAACCCAACAAAGTTAATTGAAGTGGTTGAGACTGGTAAGCAAATGCTGATGACCCGGGGATCATTAACGACATTTAGTATTGCTAACGACGTAGCAAAATACTTTGCCATTATTCCAGCAGCTTTTGTGGCGACATATCCGCAGCTTGAGGCATTAAATGTGATGCATCTCTCTAGTCCGTCATCGGCTATTTTGTCTGCAGTAATCTTTAACGCCTTAATCATTATTTTCTTGATTCCATTGGCGCTAAAGGGAGTTGCTTATAAGCCCTTGGGCGCAGCCGCACTCTTGCGCAGAAATATGACGATTTATGGCTTAGGCGGTCTTATCGCTCCATTTATTGGCATCAAGATCATTGATTTAATTATTTCAATCATTTGA
- the kdpC gene encoding potassium-transporting ATPase subunit KdpC — MKSIMRSCLGLFVLLTVITGVIYPVFVTGLAKTLFPSKAAGSIVYQGDQAIGSELIGQNFTDAKYFWGRPSATGPQPYNATASSGSNQGPLNPALADAVKGRIEALQSADPANKLPIPMDLVTASASGLDPEISPQAAQYQASRVAKARKMSIDHINQLIVANTQDRQWGIFGEPRVNVLKLNLALDGN, encoded by the coding sequence ATGAAATCCATCATGAGAAGTTGTTTAGGACTATTTGTTTTGTTAACTGTGATTACTGGTGTTATCTATCCAGTATTTGTCACGGGATTAGCGAAGACGCTTTTTCCAAGTAAGGCGGCAGGAAGCATTGTTTATCAAGGCGATCAGGCTATTGGTTCAGAGTTGATTGGGCAAAACTTTACTGATGCTAAGTACTTTTGGGGTAGGCCATCAGCTACTGGGCCCCAACCCTACAATGCCACCGCATCTAGTGGATCAAATCAAGGCCCATTAAATCCAGCCTTGGCAGATGCCGTTAAAGGAAGAATTGAAGCATTGCAGAGCGCTGACCCTGCTAATAAATTACCAATACCAATGGATTTGGTCACAGCATCAGCTAGCGGCTTGGATCCTGAAATCAGTCCCCAGGCTGCACAATACCAGGCATCTCGAGTAGCAAAGGCTCGCAAAATGAGTATTGATCATATCAATCAACTCATAGTAGCAAATACACAAGACCGCCAATGGGGAATTTTCGGAGAACCTCGTGTTAATGTATTAAAGCTTAATCTTGCTTTAGATGGAAATTAA
- a CDS encoding DUF4118 domain-containing protein has protein sequence MPESRPDPDQLLARIQSQEVQSGRGKLKIFFGANAGVGKTYAMLSAAHEQSKNKRVIAGVVETHGRKDTIAMLDGIEVLPLKEIDYRGKKLKEFDLDQALIEKPDLILIDELAHSNAAGSRHPKRWQDVEELLAAGIDVYSTINVQHIETLNDIVGGITGVRVWETVPDHIFDSADEVVLVDLPPDELLQRLKDGKVYLPQQAERATQNFFRKGNLIALRELALRRSADRLDGEIIKYRKDNSVSNVWKTRESILACIGPGDEAENVIRSAARFAAQLQIPWHAIYVETPKLQNLSQKSRERILKTISMAEEMGAKAVTVGGNEAVESIINYARENNLSRVIVGTGALSGWQIWRRAFSESISRHAPDLDVLKIAQGTNSTSITRDGFDIESLVWQLKAPWQSYALSLLICGIAGVVATPLNTIVELPNIAMLFLLAVVLVSVKFGLGPSLMASVVNVLVFDFFFVPPRFSFAVTDVQYLFTFAVMLVVGLITAKLTTGLTYQAKVANRREQRVKSLYEMSRDLSGALMPEQVAEISQHFVEIEFKAKSTLLLADDDNQLLEIVIDKKANIQADLSIAQWAFDNSKEAGNGTDSLPGAPLLYIPLRAPMRTRGILVIDAPSSTRLKSPEQRRLLDTFARLLAISLERIHYVSVAQSSTVQIESERLRNSLLSAISHDLRTPLTALVGLTDALEMLDAPLTSEQKEIAVLLREKALKMSSQVSNLLDMARLQSGTVQLNKQWFLIEEAIGAAIKAVESASEGRHVTVTLPPDLPLLNFDAVLIERVFINLLENAYKYTPKNSSVSIGASVASPHSVEIWVQDNGPGLPRGKEEDIFRKFERGNKEGAISGVGLGLTICRAIIEAHGGKITGKTMEGGGARFTFSLPRGNPPKIDVDDQ, from the coding sequence ATGCCTGAGTCACGACCAGACCCCGATCAATTACTTGCTCGTATACAGAGCCAAGAAGTTCAGTCTGGTCGAGGTAAATTAAAGATCTTCTTTGGAGCGAATGCTGGGGTAGGTAAAACCTATGCAATGCTTTCTGCCGCTCATGAGCAAAGCAAAAACAAGCGAGTGATTGCTGGTGTCGTAGAGACACACGGTCGAAAAGACACTATAGCAATGCTTGATGGCATAGAAGTTCTACCCTTAAAGGAAATTGACTATAGGGGCAAGAAACTCAAGGAATTTGATCTTGACCAAGCCCTGATTGAAAAACCTGATCTAATCCTAATAGATGAGCTTGCTCATTCAAATGCGGCTGGCTCGAGGCATCCGAAGCGCTGGCAAGATGTTGAAGAGCTCTTGGCAGCTGGTATCGACGTCTACTCCACAATCAATGTTCAACATATTGAAACTCTGAACGATATTGTTGGTGGGATTACTGGGGTTAGGGTTTGGGAAACGGTACCAGACCATATATTTGACTCTGCAGACGAAGTTGTTTTAGTTGATCTGCCTCCCGACGAGCTGCTTCAAAGGCTTAAAGATGGAAAAGTGTACCTTCCACAGCAAGCTGAAAGAGCAACTCAAAACTTTTTCCGCAAAGGAAATCTAATTGCGCTACGAGAATTAGCGCTACGTCGCTCGGCTGATCGTCTGGATGGCGAAATTATTAAATACCGTAAAGATAATTCGGTATCCAATGTTTGGAAAACGCGTGAGTCTATTTTGGCTTGTATCGGCCCTGGAGATGAGGCAGAAAATGTCATTAGAAGTGCTGCAAGATTTGCTGCACAACTTCAGATTCCATGGCATGCAATTTATGTTGAAACTCCTAAGTTACAAAATCTCTCTCAAAAGTCTAGGGAACGCATTCTAAAAACTATCTCTATGGCAGAGGAGATGGGGGCAAAAGCAGTGACTGTTGGTGGAAATGAAGCGGTTGAGTCCATCATTAATTACGCAAGAGAAAATAACCTTTCCAGGGTCATTGTGGGTACCGGCGCCCTTAGTGGATGGCAAATTTGGAGAAGGGCGTTTTCAGAATCAATTTCTAGACATGCCCCTGATTTAGATGTGCTCAAAATTGCTCAGGGCACAAACTCGACAAGCATTACGCGTGATGGCTTTGATATTGAATCCTTAGTTTGGCAACTAAAAGCTCCTTGGCAATCCTATGCATTGAGCTTGCTAATCTGCGGTATTGCCGGAGTTGTCGCAACACCTCTTAATACCATAGTGGAGTTACCAAATATTGCTATGCTATTTTTGCTGGCAGTCGTTTTGGTATCCGTTAAATTTGGCTTGGGACCATCTTTAATGGCCTCAGTTGTTAATGTACTTGTATTTGACTTCTTCTTCGTGCCGCCACGTTTTTCATTTGCAGTAACCGATGTCCAGTATTTATTTACCTTTGCAGTAATGTTAGTTGTTGGTTTGATTACAGCAAAACTGACTACTGGATTGACTTATCAAGCTAAAGTTGCAAATCGACGCGAACAAAGAGTGAAATCTCTTTACGAGATGTCTAGAGATTTATCGGGTGCCTTGATGCCAGAGCAAGTGGCTGAGATTAGCCAGCATTTTGTTGAAATTGAATTCAAAGCTAAATCTACCTTGTTATTGGCCGACGATGATAATCAGTTGTTAGAGATTGTTATCGATAAGAAAGCCAATATTCAGGCAGATTTATCCATTGCCCAATGGGCTTTTGATAATTCTAAAGAGGCTGGCAATGGCACTGATTCTTTGCCAGGTGCGCCTTTGCTGTACATTCCTTTGCGAGCACCAATGCGTACTCGTGGAATCTTGGTGATTGATGCTCCAAGTTCTACCCGCTTAAAGTCCCCTGAGCAGCGTAGATTACTCGATACATTTGCTCGTTTGCTGGCAATCTCATTAGAGCGAATTCATTATGTTTCAGTCGCCCAAAGCTCGACAGTGCAAATTGAATCAGAACGCTTAAGAAACTCTCTGTTATCGGCTATTTCACATGATTTACGAACTCCACTCACGGCATTGGTTGGGTTGACTGATGCGTTGGAGATGTTAGATGCACCGCTGACTTCCGAGCAAAAAGAGATTGCAGTACTTTTGCGTGAAAAAGCTTTAAAAATGAGTTCACAAGTAAGTAATCTATTAGATATGGCCCGACTTCAGTCTGGTACGGTCCAATTAAATAAACAATGGTTTCTGATTGAAGAGGCAATTGGTGCCGCCATCAAGGCTGTTGAGTCGGCGAGTGAAGGTAGGCATGTCACAGTGACGTTACCTCCTGATTTGCCCCTATTAAATTTTGATGCGGTTCTGATAGAGCGTGTCTTTATTAATCTTCTAGAAAATGCTTATAAATACACCCCTAAAAACAGCAGCGTATCTATAGGTGCTTCAGTCGCTTCTCCACACTCTGTCGAGATTTGGGTGCAGGATAATGGACCTGGTCTTCCCAGGGGGAAAGAAGAAGATATTTTTAGAAAATTTGAGCGAGGCAATAAAGAAGGTGCAATTTCTGGTGTTGGCCTGGGGCTCACTATTTGCAGGGCCATCATTGAGGCGCATGGCGGCAAGATCACTGGAAAGACAATGGAAGGTGGCGGTGCGCGGTTTACCTTTAGCTTGCCCCGGGGTAATCCCCCTAAAATTGATGTAGATGATCAGTAG
- a CDS encoding response regulator → MSQPIPVAIVIEDEPNIRRLIKMALEAEQFQVFEAATVSRGLIEAGSRQPDVVLVDLGLPDGSGIDFIRDIRTWSDVPIIVVSARTHEDDKIEALNIGADDYLSKPFSPGELVARVRAQLRRRSMASDKGETVFKFGNINVDLTTRIVKREEEVLHLTPIEYRLLAFLVTHPNIVLTHRQLLLGVWGPNDVDNHHYVRIYMGALRKKIEDDPAQPEHVITETGVGYRFLF, encoded by the coding sequence ATGTCACAACCAATTCCCGTCGCAATCGTTATTGAGGATGAGCCAAATATTCGTAGGCTTATCAAGATGGCGTTAGAGGCGGAGCAATTTCAGGTATTTGAGGCAGCCACAGTTTCTCGTGGACTAATAGAGGCGGGCTCACGTCAACCGGATGTAGTGTTAGTTGACTTAGGTCTGCCTGATGGTTCGGGCATTGACTTCATTCGAGATATTAGAACTTGGTCAGACGTGCCAATTATTGTGGTTTCTGCAAGAACCCATGAGGATGACAAAATCGAGGCCCTAAATATTGGCGCCGACGATTACCTATCAAAACCTTTTAGTCCTGGGGAGCTAGTGGCTAGGGTCCGAGCGCAGCTACGTAGGCGTTCGATGGCATCCGATAAGGGTGAGACGGTTTTCAAATTTGGAAATATCAATGTTGATTTGACAACAAGGATCGTAAAGCGGGAAGAGGAAGTTCTTCATTTAACCCCCATTGAGTATCGTTTGCTAGCATTTCTAGTAACGCATCCAAATATTGTATTGACCCATAGACAGCTTTTGCTGGGTGTATGGGGGCCGAACGATGTTGATAATCATCACTACGTGAGAATTTACATGGGGGCGCTTCGTAAAAAAATCGAAGATGATCCTGCGCAGCCAGAGCATGTCATTACTGAAACTGGTGTTGGATATAGGTTTCTCTTCTAG
- a CDS encoding site-specific integrase — protein MSTAQADLEEAKQSSIALYEQTMAKISQELSLKSKSFKQLAQEDLVAMDIANKEGNGKAIFKDYKFVLNKYLIPFFGKFQLKEITPELVKDFESWRLSQMGRDPQASTKRTHATSYNRVIALAREQNLIADTYRVPLLDPHGSPSQARPAFSKEEIAQLLAYMPSWEKVGRSSRTKEMRQLCRSYVEFLLYTGARPGTELKPMRWMHLQWHWIGDQRYLKVWLSGKTGPRYLIAKHLVVDCLERLIAWHQLPYKDLNAVIEARLDRLIFTFPRGVQPYNFNPQFENLLKECNLLKDVAGRNRSLYSLRHTYATFALAEGIDIHTLARQMGTSTIMIERHYSKLTPMMAAAKLA, from the coding sequence ATGAGTACGGCACAGGCAGATCTTGAAGAGGCCAAGCAGTCCTCTATTGCGCTATATGAGCAGACCATGGCTAAGATAAGCCAGGAATTAAGTCTCAAATCCAAGTCATTCAAGCAGTTAGCACAAGAAGATCTCGTGGCAATGGATATTGCCAATAAAGAAGGTAATGGCAAAGCTATCTTTAAGGATTACAAGTTTGTTCTCAATAAATACCTCATCCCGTTTTTTGGAAAATTCCAATTAAAGGAAATCACTCCAGAGCTGGTTAAGGATTTTGAATCTTGGCGCTTATCCCAGATGGGTAGAGATCCCCAGGCAAGCACTAAGCGCACCCATGCAACGAGCTATAACCGAGTCATTGCCTTAGCTAGAGAGCAAAACTTGATTGCTGATACTTATCGGGTTCCTTTATTAGATCCCCATGGCTCTCCCAGTCAAGCAAGACCCGCTTTTAGTAAAGAAGAGATCGCTCAATTATTAGCCTATATGCCCAGCTGGGAGAAGGTGGGAAGATCATCTCGCACTAAGGAGATGCGACAGCTATGTCGCTCTTATGTGGAATTCTTACTTTATACAGGGGCTAGGCCGGGAACTGAGCTCAAGCCCATGCGCTGGATGCATCTGCAATGGCACTGGATTGGTGATCAGCGGTATCTCAAGGTCTGGCTTTCCGGTAAAACAGGCCCTAGGTACTTAATTGCCAAACATTTAGTAGTTGATTGTCTGGAAAGATTAATTGCTTGGCATCAATTGCCATATAAAGATCTAAATGCCGTCATAGAGGCTAGGTTAGATCGTCTGATATTTACTTTCCCAAGAGGGGTTCAGCCTTATAACTTTAATCCTCAGTTTGAGAATCTCTTAAAAGAATGTAATTTACTCAAAGATGTAGCGGGGCGTAATCGCAGTCTTTATAGTCTGCGCCATACCTATGCCACATTTGCACTGGCTGAAGGTATAGATATCCACACCCTAGCTAGGCAAATGGGTACTTCTACAATAATGATTGAGCGTCACTACTCAAAACTCACCCCAATGATGGCAGCCGCTAAGTTGGCTTAG
- a CDS encoding AAA family ATPase, producing MSFALKYAPKTLDEVVLGGITLKNKLAEYINGRDLKPLILHGGVGTGKTTIANLLPDAIESKKAEVTRLKAVEFNSINDVMQTFEDHTMFYQVFTINDQKRNYIISNEINFTPKAAIAFRDVIDDMIGHTQFIFTTNYIDQVDIALRDRSNCLAVPPVTAKDWLSRAQWILQQEGIALPDDQLLKILTTQLQVSSSNRKLLERLEDFVRSVRNPPSNPGGVLEISPSSEPINPLMAA from the coding sequence ATGAGCTTCGCACTCAAATATGCACCTAAAACTCTCGATGAGGTTGTTCTAGGCGGCATCACCCTCAAAAACAAGCTAGCTGAATACATTAATGGGCGTGACTTAAAGCCTTTAATACTTCATGGCGGAGTTGGCACTGGGAAAACTACCATTGCCAATTTATTGCCTGATGCCATCGAAAGTAAAAAGGCAGAAGTTACCCGTCTTAAAGCGGTGGAATTTAATTCCATCAATGATGTCATGCAGACTTTTGAAGATCACACCATGTTTTATCAAGTATTTACGATCAATGATCAAAAACGTAACTACATCATTTCTAATGAAATTAACTTCACTCCTAAAGCAGCAATAGCTTTTAGAGATGTAATCGATGACATGATCGGTCATACCCAGTTCATCTTTACAACGAACTACATCGATCAAGTCGACATTGCCTTACGTGATCGCAGCAACTGCTTGGCTGTGCCTCCAGTAACAGCAAAAGACTGGCTTTCCCGAGCGCAGTGGATTTTGCAGCAAGAAGGTATTGCTCTGCCAGATGATCAATTACTCAAGATTCTCACTACGCAATTGCAAGTGAGCTCCAGTAACCGCAAACTCTTAGAGCGTCTTGAGGACTTTGTTAGATCCGTTCGCAATCCTCCGAGTAATCCTGGCGGGGTTCTTGAGATATCACCTTCATCAGAACCCATTAACCCCTTGATGGCTGCTTGA
- a CDS encoding site-specific integrase, with protein sequence MAQAKTLSQAELDQVLNYVGTKKYALRDRAIILTSFLGGLRVAEIASLTMGDVVNPDGSIKNEIRLSAAQTKGKYPRTVFVSQRLQVELANYLTTRHAKGADIPFFHTDHRLRFSPNGLCVWFHQLYKNVGISGGSSHSGRKFFITTLANKGIGVRILASLAGHRSIAVTQRYIDVNDEQKRNAVELI encoded by the coding sequence ATGGCACAAGCAAAAACCTTATCCCAAGCTGAACTTGATCAAGTTCTTAATTACGTCGGCACCAAAAAGTATGCTCTACGCGACAGAGCAATCATCCTCACTAGCTTTCTCGGAGGCCTTCGCGTCGCCGAAATTGCCTCCTTAACCATGGGTGATGTAGTGAACCCCGATGGATCGATTAAGAATGAAATTCGCCTCAGTGCAGCGCAGACTAAAGGCAAATACCCCAGAACTGTATTTGTTTCTCAGCGCTTACAGGTGGAATTAGCCAACTACCTCACAACAAGACATGCCAAAGGCGCTGATATCCCCTTTTTTCATACCGATCATCGCTTACGCTTTAGTCCCAATGGCTTATGCGTATGGTTTCATCAGCTATACAAGAATGTCGGTATTAGCGGAGGCAGTAGTCATTCAGGAAGAAAATTTTTCATTACCACTTTGGCTAATAAAGGCATTGGCGTGCGAATCTTAGCCTCTTTGGCAGGTCATCGATCGATTGCCGTAACGCAAAGATATATCGATGTAAATGATGAGCAAAAGAGAAACGCCGTTGAATTAATTTAA
- a CDS encoding DUF6641 family protein, protein MSQLSHLKLVAVKKPRNMPAIVIRRNKLGSKLWEQIQLAKSQLEGTPFVVMKYKSVKDSETGLRKQIEVPKRIKPWWFQSDEGKVCVSVKYGSWTLELAKGKPSVEVASGEALIKALESIKAAVEAGELDEQIETASASLRGSFRR, encoded by the coding sequence ATGAGCCAATTAAGTCACTTAAAGCTAGTGGCCGTTAAAAAACCCCGCAATATGCCAGCCATTGTTATTAGGAGAAATAAGCTGGGATCAAAACTCTGGGAGCAGATCCAACTCGCTAAAAGTCAGCTAGAGGGCACCCCATTTGTAGTCATGAAGTACAAAAGCGTGAAAGATAGTGAAACTGGACTGCGCAAGCAAATAGAGGTGCCTAAGCGTATAAAACCATGGTGGTTTCAAAGTGATGAAGGAAAAGTCTGCGTTTCCGTTAAATATGGAAGCTGGACACTAGAGCTAGCCAAAGGCAAACCCAGTGTGGAAGTGGCTAGTGGTGAGGCATTAATTAAAGCCCTTGAATCTATTAAAGCAGCAGTAGAGGCGGGGGAGTTAGATGAGCAGATTGAGACTGCAAGTGCTAGTTTGAGGGGTAGTTTTAGGCGTTAG